In a genomic window of Tripterygium wilfordii isolate XIE 37 chromosome 8, ASM1340144v1, whole genome shotgun sequence:
- the LOC120003867 gene encoding protein SAR DEFICIENT 4, giving the protein MAATLDPKKRTTAATSPVFITADSLHSILSHDSLIRYFNTHLPTVSQTLNSPTRQSYGVSSSSSLLLMPSWSSSPSLPYIGVKLVTSFPENSSLNLPGIHASYVLFSSTTGQTLATMDGTILTLYRTACVSGLASKILSRQDCKVLVMIGAGALAPHLIKAHLAARPSLSRVIIWNRTMEKAKGLAEKLEAEFAGEVGFESGENLEEIIGLGDIVSCATNAEAPLVKGEKLKMGAHLDLVGSFKETMRECDDEAIRRGKVFVDNEAALVEAGELVGVFERGVIKKSDIGGNLVELINGQKVGRRESGEITVFKSVGSAAVDILAAQFVYQAYMGREV; this is encoded by the coding sequence ATGGCAGCTACACTCGATCCGAAGAAGCGCACCACCGCAGCGACTTCCCCAGTTTTCATCACAGCAGATTCGCTCCACTCCATTCTTTCTCACGATTCTCTAATCCGATACTTCAATACTCATCTCCCTACAGTCTCACAAACGCTGAATTCCCCAACCCGCCAAAGCTATGGCGTCTCCTCGTCCTCTTCTCTCCTCCTCATGCCCTCCTGGTCCTCCTCGCCTTCTCTCCCCTACATAGGGGTAAAGCTTGTCACCTCCTTCCCCGAGAACTCCAGTTTGAATTTGCCTGGAATCCACGCTAGTTATGTGCTATTTAGCTCTACGACTGGGCAAACTTTGGCCACCATGGATGGTACTATATTGACCCTCTATAGAACAGCCTGCGTATCTGGGTTAGCCTCAAAGATCTTGTCCAGACAGGACTGCAAAGTCCTTGTGATGATCGGTGCGGGTGCCTTGGCTCCCCATTTGATCAAGGCCCATCTCGCGGCGAGGCCAAGTTTGAGTAGGGTAATCATTTGGAACAGAACGATGGAGAAGGCTAAGGGTTTGGCAGAGAAACTGGAGGCGGAGTTTGCTGGTGAGGTAGGTTTTGAGAGCGGAGAGAATTTGGAGGAAATTATCGGATTGGGTGATATTGTAAGTTGTGCAACAAATGCTGAAGCGCCATTGGTGAAGGGTGAGAAGTTGAAGATGGGAGCTCATTTGGATTTGGTAGGTTCGTTTAAGGAGACAATGAGGGAATGTGATGATGAGGCCATAAGAAGAGGTAAAGTGTTTGTTGACAATGAGGCTGCATTGGTTGAGGCAGGGGAGTTGGTGGGTGTTTTTGAGAGAGGAGTGATTAAGAAGAGTGATATTGGAGGAAATTTGGTGGAATTGATCAATGGACAGAAGGTTGGCAGAAGAGAGTCTGGAGAGATTACGGTGTTCAAATCTGTGGGTTCTGCTGCTGTGGATATTCTTGCTGCACAATTTGTGTATCAGGCTTACATGGGACGTGAAGTTTGA
- the LOC120003866 gene encoding uncharacterized protein At3g49140-like isoform X4 translates to MGSSVLRKSSLLLRKSIRASTEYLGSAPDPAKQNRRQSYHPFEDIAESTSENCRDVRLTAAEATRTIIEVNNKASVMFTDLINDEIQENVVLPELPYVKDEHGNIYFQVKNDEDNILQTLTSENNFVQVIIGFDTTEMLQELSGPSEIDFGIEEIDDDDSDVEDEDEDDDDDDEEEDDEDEDDDDWVAVLQDEDDEDDSDSDETLGDWAKLETMRYSHPMSFAKTLAQVASYEPIDWMEKPPAGLAIQGIIRPALIDEHSDIQKHMSGSYSRNPDINQVVDEKLDDFGAFNGEKQESQPLKDGSIWSEESMKDEIPRNGTSFYKLEMIKLELISVQGHQTVEVDDFRKAQPDAIAHSAAKIISRLKAGGEKITQAFKSLCWRCKGIQVEEAAIIGVDSLGFDLRVCSGTQIQTLRFPFSTRATSEYGAERQLNDLLFPRIHHNPLKKKQTLQNEV, encoded by the exons ATGGGCAGTTCGGTCTTAAGAAAAAGCAGTTTGCTCTTAAGAAAGAGTATTCGAGCTTCCACAGAGTATTTGGGGTCAGCTCCAGATCCTGCAAAGCAGAATAGGAGGCAGAGCTATCATCCCTTTGAAGACATTGCTGAGTCTACATCAGAAAATTGCCGAGATGTCAGACTCACAGCTGCAGAGGCAACTAGGACGATCATTGAG GTAAATAACAAAGCATCTGTGATGTTCACTGATTTGATCAATGATGAAATTCAAGAAAATGTTGTCTTGCCAGAGTTACCTTATGTGAAAGATGAACATGGAA ATATATATTTTCAAGTGAAAAATGACGAGGACAACATTTTGCAAACTCTTACATCAGAAAATAACTTTGTG CAAGTTATTATAGGCTTCGATACTACAGAAATGTTGCAAGAATTATCAGGTCCTTCGGAGATTGATTTTGGGATTGAGGAAATTGACGATGACGATAGTgatgttgaagatgaagatgaagacgacgatgacgatgatgaggaggaggatgatgaggatgaagatgatgat GATTGGGTGGCTGTTCTTCAAGATGAAGACGATGAAGATGATTCTGATTCTGATGAGACACTGGGAGACTGGGCAAAGTTGGAGACTATGCGTTATTCTCATCCAATGTCTTTTGCCAAAACATTGGCTCAG GTTGCTTCGTATGAGCCAATAGATTGGATGGAGAAGCCCCCTGCTGGTCTGGCTATCCAAGGCATTATAAGACCTGCCTTAATTGATGAACACTCTGACATCCAGAAGCATATGTCTGGCAGTTACTCCCGCAATCCTGACATAAATCAGGTTGTTGATGAGAAACTAGATGACTTTGGTGCATTCAATGGTGAGAAACAAGAATCACAACCACTCAAAGATGGTTCAATCTGGTCTGAGGAATCAATGAAGGATGAAATTCCTCGAAATGGAACTTCATTTTACAAGCTGGAGATGATTAAACTTGAGCTGATTTCAGTACAGGGACATCag ACTGTTGAAGTAGACGACTTCAGGAAAGCTCAACCTGATGCTATTGCACATTCTGCGGCCAAAATTATCTCTCGCCTGAAAGCTGGAGGAGAAAAGATTACACAAGCCTTCAAATCTCTCTGTTGGAGATGTAAAGGCATCCAGGTGGAG GAGGCTGCAATTATTGGTGTAGATTCCCTTGGTTTCGATTTGAGGGTTTGCTCAGGAACACAGATCCAAACATTGCGATTTCCGTTTAGCACACGG GCAACATCGGAGTATGGTGCAGAGAGACAACTTAATGATTTACTATTTCCAAGGATCCACCACAATCCACTAAAAAAGAAGCAGACTCTTCAAAATGAAGTCTAA
- the LOC120003866 gene encoding uncharacterized protein At3g49140-like isoform X2, which yields MLLMESAMAVRFPAGVDFCSSTALPHCRSMWSSDEITGVAVPSRRSFHSGSCHVPWSRLRRLMGSSVLRKSSLLLRKSIRASTEYLGSAPDPAKQNRRQSYHPFEDIAESTSENCRDVRLTAAEATRTIIEVNNKASVMFTDLINDEIQENVVLPELPYVKDEHGNIYFQVKNDEDNILQTLTSENNFVDWVAVLQDEDDEDDSDSDETLGDWAKLETMRYSHPMSFAKTLAQVASYEPIDWMEKPPAGLAIQGIIRPALIDEHSDIQKHMSGSYSRNPDINQVVDEKLDDFGAFNGEKQESQPLKDGSIWSEESMKDEIPRNGTSFYKLEMIKLELISVQGHQTVEVDDFRKAQPDAIAHSAAKIISRLKAGGEKITQAFKSLCWRCKGIQVEEAAIIGVDSLGFDLRVCSGTQIQTLRFPFSTRATSEYGAERQLNDLLFPRIHHNPLKKKQTLQNEV from the exons ATGTTACTGATGGAGTCCGCCATGGCCGTTCGATTTCCTGCTGGTGTGGATTTCTGCTCCTCCACCGCTCTGCCCC ATTGTCGTTCTATGTGGAGCTCCGACGAGATTACTGGCGTCGCTGTCCCTTCTCGCCGTTCATTTCACTCTGGAAGCTGTCACGTGCCATG GAGTAGATTGCGAAGACTGATGGGCAGTTCGGTCTTAAGAAAAAGCAGTTTGCTCTTAAGAAAGAGTATTCGAGCTTCCACAGAGTATTTGGGGTCAGCTCCAGATCCTGCAAAGCAGAATAGGAGGCAGAGCTATCATCCCTTTGAAGACATTGCTGAGTCTACATCAGAAAATTGCCGAGATGTCAGACTCACAGCTGCAGAGGCAACTAGGACGATCATTGAG GTAAATAACAAAGCATCTGTGATGTTCACTGATTTGATCAATGATGAAATTCAAGAAAATGTTGTCTTGCCAGAGTTACCTTATGTGAAAGATGAACATGGAA ATATATATTTTCAAGTGAAAAATGACGAGGACAACATTTTGCAAACTCTTACATCAGAAAATAACTTTGTG GATTGGGTGGCTGTTCTTCAAGATGAAGACGATGAAGATGATTCTGATTCTGATGAGACACTGGGAGACTGGGCAAAGTTGGAGACTATGCGTTATTCTCATCCAATGTCTTTTGCCAAAACATTGGCTCAG GTTGCTTCGTATGAGCCAATAGATTGGATGGAGAAGCCCCCTGCTGGTCTGGCTATCCAAGGCATTATAAGACCTGCCTTAATTGATGAACACTCTGACATCCAGAAGCATATGTCTGGCAGTTACTCCCGCAATCCTGACATAAATCAGGTTGTTGATGAGAAACTAGATGACTTTGGTGCATTCAATGGTGAGAAACAAGAATCACAACCACTCAAAGATGGTTCAATCTGGTCTGAGGAATCAATGAAGGATGAAATTCCTCGAAATGGAACTTCATTTTACAAGCTGGAGATGATTAAACTTGAGCTGATTTCAGTACAGGGACATCag ACTGTTGAAGTAGACGACTTCAGGAAAGCTCAACCTGATGCTATTGCACATTCTGCGGCCAAAATTATCTCTCGCCTGAAAGCTGGAGGAGAAAAGATTACACAAGCCTTCAAATCTCTCTGTTGGAGATGTAAAGGCATCCAGGTGGAG GAGGCTGCAATTATTGGTGTAGATTCCCTTGGTTTCGATTTGAGGGTTTGCTCAGGAACACAGATCCAAACATTGCGATTTCCGTTTAGCACACGG GCAACATCGGAGTATGGTGCAGAGAGACAACTTAATGATTTACTATTTCCAAGGATCCACCACAATCCACTAAAAAAGAAGCAGACTCTTCAAAATGAAGTCTAA
- the LOC120003866 gene encoding uncharacterized protein At3g49140-like isoform X3, translating to MLLMESAMAVRFPAGVDFCSSTALPHCRSMWSSDEITGVAVPSRRSFHSGSCHVPWSRLRRLMGSSVLRKSSLLLRKSIRASTEYLGSAPDPAKQNRRQSYHPFEDIAESTSENCRDVRLTAAEATRTIIEQVIIGFDTTEMLQELSGPSEIDFGIEEIDDDDSDVEDEDEDDDDDDEEEDDEDEDDDDWVAVLQDEDDEDDSDSDETLGDWAKLETMRYSHPMSFAKTLAQVASYEPIDWMEKPPAGLAIQGIIRPALIDEHSDIQKHMSGSYSRNPDINQVVDEKLDDFGAFNGEKQESQPLKDGSIWSEESMKDEIPRNGTSFYKLEMIKLELISVQGHQTVEVDDFRKAQPDAIAHSAAKIISRLKAGGEKITQAFKSLCWRCKGIQVEEAAIIGVDSLGFDLRVCSGTQIQTLRFPFSTRATSEYGAERQLNDLLFPRIHHNPLKKKQTLQNEV from the exons ATGTTACTGATGGAGTCCGCCATGGCCGTTCGATTTCCTGCTGGTGTGGATTTCTGCTCCTCCACCGCTCTGCCCC ATTGTCGTTCTATGTGGAGCTCCGACGAGATTACTGGCGTCGCTGTCCCTTCTCGCCGTTCATTTCACTCTGGAAGCTGTCACGTGCCATG GAGTAGATTGCGAAGACTGATGGGCAGTTCGGTCTTAAGAAAAAGCAGTTTGCTCTTAAGAAAGAGTATTCGAGCTTCCACAGAGTATTTGGGGTCAGCTCCAGATCCTGCAAAGCAGAATAGGAGGCAGAGCTATCATCCCTTTGAAGACATTGCTGAGTCTACATCAGAAAATTGCCGAGATGTCAGACTCACAGCTGCAGAGGCAACTAGGACGATCATTGAG CAAGTTATTATAGGCTTCGATACTACAGAAATGTTGCAAGAATTATCAGGTCCTTCGGAGATTGATTTTGGGATTGAGGAAATTGACGATGACGATAGTgatgttgaagatgaagatgaagacgacgatgacgatgatgaggaggaggatgatgaggatgaagatgatgat GATTGGGTGGCTGTTCTTCAAGATGAAGACGATGAAGATGATTCTGATTCTGATGAGACACTGGGAGACTGGGCAAAGTTGGAGACTATGCGTTATTCTCATCCAATGTCTTTTGCCAAAACATTGGCTCAG GTTGCTTCGTATGAGCCAATAGATTGGATGGAGAAGCCCCCTGCTGGTCTGGCTATCCAAGGCATTATAAGACCTGCCTTAATTGATGAACACTCTGACATCCAGAAGCATATGTCTGGCAGTTACTCCCGCAATCCTGACATAAATCAGGTTGTTGATGAGAAACTAGATGACTTTGGTGCATTCAATGGTGAGAAACAAGAATCACAACCACTCAAAGATGGTTCAATCTGGTCTGAGGAATCAATGAAGGATGAAATTCCTCGAAATGGAACTTCATTTTACAAGCTGGAGATGATTAAACTTGAGCTGATTTCAGTACAGGGACATCag ACTGTTGAAGTAGACGACTTCAGGAAAGCTCAACCTGATGCTATTGCACATTCTGCGGCCAAAATTATCTCTCGCCTGAAAGCTGGAGGAGAAAAGATTACACAAGCCTTCAAATCTCTCTGTTGGAGATGTAAAGGCATCCAGGTGGAG GAGGCTGCAATTATTGGTGTAGATTCCCTTGGTTTCGATTTGAGGGTTTGCTCAGGAACACAGATCCAAACATTGCGATTTCCGTTTAGCACACGG GCAACATCGGAGTATGGTGCAGAGAGACAACTTAATGATTTACTATTTCCAAGGATCCACCACAATCCACTAAAAAAGAAGCAGACTCTTCAAAATGAAGTCTAA
- the LOC120003866 gene encoding uncharacterized protein At3g49140-like isoform X1: protein MLLMESAMAVRFPAGVDFCSSTALPHCRSMWSSDEITGVAVPSRRSFHSGSCHVPWSRLRRLMGSSVLRKSSLLLRKSIRASTEYLGSAPDPAKQNRRQSYHPFEDIAESTSENCRDVRLTAAEATRTIIEVNNKASVMFTDLINDEIQENVVLPELPYVKDEHGNIYFQVKNDEDNILQTLTSENNFVQVIIGFDTTEMLQELSGPSEIDFGIEEIDDDDSDVEDEDEDDDDDDEEEDDEDEDDDDWVAVLQDEDDEDDSDSDETLGDWAKLETMRYSHPMSFAKTLAQVASYEPIDWMEKPPAGLAIQGIIRPALIDEHSDIQKHMSGSYSRNPDINQVVDEKLDDFGAFNGEKQESQPLKDGSIWSEESMKDEIPRNGTSFYKLEMIKLELISVQGHQTVEVDDFRKAQPDAIAHSAAKIISRLKAGGEKITQAFKSLCWRCKGIQVEEAAIIGVDSLGFDLRVCSGTQIQTLRFPFSTRATSEYGAERQLNDLLFPRIHHNPLKKKQTLQNEV from the exons ATGTTACTGATGGAGTCCGCCATGGCCGTTCGATTTCCTGCTGGTGTGGATTTCTGCTCCTCCACCGCTCTGCCCC ATTGTCGTTCTATGTGGAGCTCCGACGAGATTACTGGCGTCGCTGTCCCTTCTCGCCGTTCATTTCACTCTGGAAGCTGTCACGTGCCATG GAGTAGATTGCGAAGACTGATGGGCAGTTCGGTCTTAAGAAAAAGCAGTTTGCTCTTAAGAAAGAGTATTCGAGCTTCCACAGAGTATTTGGGGTCAGCTCCAGATCCTGCAAAGCAGAATAGGAGGCAGAGCTATCATCCCTTTGAAGACATTGCTGAGTCTACATCAGAAAATTGCCGAGATGTCAGACTCACAGCTGCAGAGGCAACTAGGACGATCATTGAG GTAAATAACAAAGCATCTGTGATGTTCACTGATTTGATCAATGATGAAATTCAAGAAAATGTTGTCTTGCCAGAGTTACCTTATGTGAAAGATGAACATGGAA ATATATATTTTCAAGTGAAAAATGACGAGGACAACATTTTGCAAACTCTTACATCAGAAAATAACTTTGTG CAAGTTATTATAGGCTTCGATACTACAGAAATGTTGCAAGAATTATCAGGTCCTTCGGAGATTGATTTTGGGATTGAGGAAATTGACGATGACGATAGTgatgttgaagatgaagatgaagacgacgatgacgatgatgaggaggaggatgatgaggatgaagatgatgat GATTGGGTGGCTGTTCTTCAAGATGAAGACGATGAAGATGATTCTGATTCTGATGAGACACTGGGAGACTGGGCAAAGTTGGAGACTATGCGTTATTCTCATCCAATGTCTTTTGCCAAAACATTGGCTCAG GTTGCTTCGTATGAGCCAATAGATTGGATGGAGAAGCCCCCTGCTGGTCTGGCTATCCAAGGCATTATAAGACCTGCCTTAATTGATGAACACTCTGACATCCAGAAGCATATGTCTGGCAGTTACTCCCGCAATCCTGACATAAATCAGGTTGTTGATGAGAAACTAGATGACTTTGGTGCATTCAATGGTGAGAAACAAGAATCACAACCACTCAAAGATGGTTCAATCTGGTCTGAGGAATCAATGAAGGATGAAATTCCTCGAAATGGAACTTCATTTTACAAGCTGGAGATGATTAAACTTGAGCTGATTTCAGTACAGGGACATCag ACTGTTGAAGTAGACGACTTCAGGAAAGCTCAACCTGATGCTATTGCACATTCTGCGGCCAAAATTATCTCTCGCCTGAAAGCTGGAGGAGAAAAGATTACACAAGCCTTCAAATCTCTCTGTTGGAGATGTAAAGGCATCCAGGTGGAG GAGGCTGCAATTATTGGTGTAGATTCCCTTGGTTTCGATTTGAGGGTTTGCTCAGGAACACAGATCCAAACATTGCGATTTCCGTTTAGCACACGG GCAACATCGGAGTATGGTGCAGAGAGACAACTTAATGATTTACTATTTCCAAGGATCCACCACAATCCACTAAAAAAGAAGCAGACTCTTCAAAATGAAGTCTAA